Within Serratia odorifera, the genomic segment TCAACCCGCGCCTATTTTGCCCTATCGACTGGTCAGGCTTTAACCCGAACACGGCAAAAATAGGCATTCATTCCGGGGCGGATCGCTTCGATTGGGGAGGGGATGTCAGCATTACAGCCGATGGCTTGTGGCTGGAGCAGCCCATCAACTACACAACTGATAGCGAAACGCCCACCGGTTTACCGTGGTGCAGCGTGATAGTGACCGCATTGCCTGCCGCTACGGGTGATGCCTATGGCTTGAGGATATCTAACCCGAACGGGGTTAGCCCCTTGCTGATACCCACGCGTGCCATTCAGGTTCTTTCGTATGCAACGGTGATTGCCGGGAATATCGGTAGTTTTGACATCCCCCGGCATCCAGACCAGCGACATTATTTTTGTTGGTGCAACTGTGCCAGGGCAGACCTTCAGCTGTATCCGTGGGATGTCCCGGTACAACCAGAACACGCTGAGCTTTGTGGGGGACACTAACGGGGTGCGGATATTGGCGTTTCGTAATGTGGGTGCGGCGCGTGTGGGCGGGTATGGGATCAGGATTGTTAATCTGGCCGGCAGCATATCGATTTCTGATGCGCAACCGCCGCTGATCCTCACGGATACATTCGGGGATTACACGCACAGCCTGCCGTATCGAGTGGGATTTACCCCAGTCATCACCGGTACGGCTGGTTGGTATTCCGGCGCTCGCTGGAGAAAGTCAACGTGGGGCATATCGTCAACGGCTGATAATTCGACGTCCGGAATTTGGGAGGCGGAGCACTGGCGAGAAGATGCTGTTTATGCTGACGGGAACTACCGCTGCCGCTCCGTTATTAACTGCATCGATATCGATATGTATCCAGAACATTTTGGCGGCGGTTGATAAACGACAAAGTTTGCAGGCACCCTCTCTATTTACCCTCTCTATAACCTCGCCGTTGCGAGGTTTTTTATTGCCAAAACAGGAGCATATGATGCCAGCAGGCACGATAACGTTAACGAATAATTCAGCGGTAGTCGCAGGCGCTGGCACGGCATTCGATAACGAGCTGAAAGCCGGTGACATGATTGTGAGCGTGGTCGGTGGTGTCACTTATACGCTGCCGGTCAAGTCTGTAGACAGTGCCACCAAAGCCACACTGATTAAAGCCTACGATGGCCCAACACAAGCCGGCGCGGCGTGGTCCGCCGTACCGCGTGAGACGCTTAATGCAATCACCGCACAACTAGCCGCAGAGACAGCGAAGGCGTTGCGCGGCATGAATTACGATAAACAGAACTGGCAGCAGATATTTAGCGCCCCCGGCGAGGCGACAATACGCCTCCCAGATGGCAGTGAGTTCACCGGCCCGACATGGAACAGTTTCACTACGGCATTAAATCTCAAAGCTGAACAGAAAACCGTTGATGATTTGTCGGCTGAGGTGGATAAAAAAGCCGATGCGGATAGCGTGGTGAAGCGGGGGGATTATGGCCTGGGGTTATCTTCTGGGGGCGAAAATATTCTCAACAAGCAGTCAGGATACGTTGCTGGGTAACATCGGTGCTACGACAGGGCTGATAGCCATGCGCAATAACGCGGCCATCCCGGCACCCTGGGACATTGCTGATAACTCGCCGGCACTGTTCTGGCGCACGGGGGATACGTTTGCGCTTTTCTGTGCTGGCTGGGACTCTGGCAACATTAAAATTCTGACGGGGAATTTAACCGGCGGCTGGCGTCAGTCAGTCACGCTCTGGAATTCACGAAACACGACAGTGGACGGAAACGGGTTTATCAAAAAAGCCTCTCCGATCGCCCGGTTGGCTGGCTCACCGGCAGACATGTCCGCTGATTATCTCGATGGATTTACGTTGGCCGGCAGCGTCGCCGTCAATGATGAAGCGACTGGCGTACAGGCTGAACGTATCTCAACCGGTGTTTATCGCATTACCGGCTCTCTGGGGTTGGCTAACGAGGGCTGGACTATTGAAGTGCCGCAGGACGTCAACGGCAACCGTCTTTGCTTTGTGGCCACGGACACGGCACCAGACGGCACAATCACTGTGACTGTGAGCCAGCGTCGGTTTGATATCGATAGCGCAATGATTGTGGCCGGCGCACCGATGGATATTCCTGTCGAACGGTGGATCGACTTTCGATTAGAAATGCCTGACAAAAAATAAGATTAATTTAGATGACCCGCCCTTGAGCGGGTTTTTTTATGCCTGGAGAAAATATGGCTGTATTAATCAGCGGTAAATTGATTGGTCCAAATGGCGATCCGCGCTCCGGTGTAACCATTATGCTGACAGCGGTCAAGACATCATCGGCAGTAGTTCATCTTGCGCCATCAAGCTCCACAACTGGCCCAGAAGCGTTTGTTCCGTCTAAGCCAGGCGGCCACCAGAACCCAAACGGGAGTCGTTGGTTAGGCCAGCAGATTGGCAAAGTTCTACATCATATTGCCGATCGTCGGCAGGACGGGTATGTGTTGCAAAAAAACTTTGGGCGTAACATGCTGAAAGTGGTGTATGGCGGGAGCGGGGTCGTTGTTCAGGCCAGCGATGATGCCAGTACGCTGTGGCCCGTTGGCGCCTCTGTGGCTGAAATCCCGACGGAGCAAATCCCGAAGGGGTTCAGCCTGCCGCTGAGGGGGGGGGTGACTGGCAATACAACGGTAAGCGCATCGTGCCACGGGTCTATACGACAGAGGAGCAGCAAAAGAGGGCGGAGCAGAAAAAACAGGCGCTGATGAAGGAGGCGGAGGCGATAATCGCGCCGCTGTCCAGGGCTGTGCGTCTCGGTATGGCCAGCGACAAGGAGAAAGGCAGGCTGGAGGCCTGGGAGCGCTATAGTGTGCTGCTGACCTAAAAGCCACAAGTGAAATATTGCTCGAAGTGAAATCTGCTGCCCCGTCGCTAGTATCCTGGGGTTTAGCATGGTTGGGATCGGTATGGGGCAGCTCTTTTATGGCTAGTGCTTCCCTCAGGAATGGGAAACGGTAATGATGAAGTCGTCGTCATCACGCTCAACAGATATGGCCTTTAAATTAAATGCGTCAATAATTCGCTTGGTTGATTTTCCATTGGCTGTGAATTTGAAAAAAACATCATACAACTCCTGTCCACGCAATCCTTCTGTTAAAGCAAGAGTGTTCTCGTTAGTCACGCTGTCACGAATTATTGTATCCGGCATACCATTAAAATGACATGCTTTGGAAACCCTATCGTATTGATATACAACAATATCACTCATATAGATGGGTTCGGCAGGATCTCTCTCATTATTCCTAAACTCCCAAGTCTTCGATTGGTACTTGTTTGTGAATACGGAATCAGAATTAACCCCGTAAGAGCTAATTATATTTCCAGCCATTTCGTGCTGGAAGTTATCATGAATATATTGCATCTTTTCTTCATGCGACATTGATTGTGTTTTTTGTTGTTGTTTTTTCTGTTGAGTGGGCTCACCAGAGTCTATATCAGTTTTTTGTGCCAGGGCGTATTTTGTTTTTAAAATATTATCTATCTTGACGCTTGGTTTAGTTAAGGGGGGTTGCTCAAAAGCTTCATCATCAGACTCCTTCCTGTTGATATTGGTGTGTGATTTTTTATCGGTCATCGTTAGTAACTTATTTGGCATGCTATTATCCTCTCTATTGATATTTCATATAACCAAGTCTTATTGGCTCATTAAATGTTGCAGTTTGTGTCTATTGATTATGGTTTTTCCATTTATAAACGTGGTTAACGATGATGTCTGCAAGATTACCAGTGAATGGTGGAAGCTGCTAATGGGCCATTTTTTAGCGTAATAGCTTTGGCTTGGTTATTTTTGTTGTTATTATTTCTCCTGACTTACCCCTAGTGGTTAAATCGTCATCACTAACAGATAATACTGCCCCTTGGATTCTAAGTATATCTTGGACTATGGTTTTATTTATTTTATCCTGCGATGTTGAATGGTAGTTTTCGGAGTTATGTAAGTAGTCTAATGTCAGGCGCGTCAACAGTGCATCTGGGCCCAAGACGCGGTTAGCTTTTGCTGCTACTTGCCCTGTTTTTAATCGTTCGAGTGATGTGTGTGGGGCTGATACGATTTTTGAAATGATTCCAGCAATCTGCTGCTGTTGGGTTTGCTGGGGGGGGGCATACTACTCATGTTAAAATGATGAGAGTTTTTATCAAGCTTACTTGCTTTCATACACATTCCTTTTTGAAATCATTTGGTTGCAAGAATTCTTGTTTGATTATTATCTTTAACATTGACGAATCTTAATATCTATCATCCGATAACTGTATCAGTAAATATAAACAAGAAGATGCGTAATTTCCACTGTGGTGGTGATTATGGTTGGTGGCTAAAATCTGCATTCCCAATGTCGGCCTCGTAATGTTCGTATGGGTTGAATATCGGCAGGGGCAGCGCCATTTTATGGCTGAAACCAGTCATCCGCACTTTCCCACGTTTCCTGCAAAATTTCCTCGATATCCTCTCTGTCCGCCGGCGTGCCGTTTCGGACTGATAAGCCATCCATACCAGCCGGGCGAACTGTGGCCTCGATATCAGAGAATTTGCGTTGTAGTCGTTTGTTCAACTCGATAGCCAGCGCCGAGGCTGCGCCTTTAGGTAGCGTCTTTTTGCGATCGATAGTCACTTCAACGTAAATCATACACGCCTCACATGATGATTGGGTGGTCTACGGATTCTTCAATGCCAGATTCGATGTAATCGATACGTTTTTGCAGTTCGTGCATAAGTCTCTTGGCTACGCTGAGCTTGATCATTACGTCTTGGTCAGCATAACGAGGCGCGTTTTCAACGCCAAGATATGTAAGGGTATCTACAAATGATGACCTTAGAATAATGAGGCTACCCTTGGCGCTATGGTCCATCTGGAATGTGGTTAATTCGCGCATACCGCCGATTTCGTCTTGAGGTTTCATGTCGCTGGCCCGATAGATAACGTACTGTTTATTTGTACAGGTTAATTATTTTGTGGTCAACTTCGATTTCTGCAACTGCTCGAATTTTTCGTGTAGCGATTTCGGGTAGAGCTCGGTGTACACCTGCCATAGAATATTAAGATTGCGGTGGCCAGTGACCTGAGCAACTTCCTCTATGCTAAATCCCGCCTCAAACAGCCGACTGGCTGCCTCCCTACGCATATCGTGATAGCGTAAGTCATGTATCCCTAACTGATCCCGTACTCGCTGGAATCCAGAACTGACGGACTTAGAGTTGTATGGGAATACCAGTTCGCCGGTTTTAGGCTGGCGTTGCACTATCTCCCAAGCATCACCGAGCAAAGGCACCATCATATGGTTGCCGACTTTTTTCCTCGGATCTTTCCTGTCTCTCACCATCACTGCTTTTTGCTTTTCGTCTATGTCCTCCCATCGAATACGGCACACCTCGCCGATCCTCATACAAGAAAGGATTGAGAAATTCAGCAAGTCTACGTAGGGGATGATCGCTTGCCTCTTGGCTGCTCGTTCGCGCAATCCTTCCAACAACTGATCTAATTCGTTGCTGGCGGGCCTGCGGTTTCTCCTTTTTGACTTACCAATGAGCCCCATATTTAACGCCAGCGGTCTGGCTTCAAGAGCTGGATTGCGGGTGTAGTCGATGCCGTAGATCGGTTTTGCGCTGGATAGTACGGATGATAGGTAGCTTAAATCGTGGGCTACTGTTGCTGGGCCAGCACCTGCAGCTGCTCGATCGCGGCAATGGTCTATGATGTGGTGATCCTGCAGGTCTGCCAGCTTTATAGAGGCTATATCACAATCGACAAGCATATTAAGGACGTAGGTTTTTGTCCTGCCAGCTTTGCCACCCAGGGCAGGGTCGTTGATGTATTTATTGAGTAGGCCGCCGACCGTTATGTCGTTTGACAGTCCAGTACCTGGCACCCCATCGGTTTCTATTTGGGTCACCCGGTTAGCACCCCACGTTTTAGCAAGCTGGTGGCGCCCAAATGTTTTACTTTCCCGATAGATGTATTTACCGCCTTGCTTGACGCCAACCGTGCAGCGGTAGCGCGTTGTGCCATCGGCGCGCTGTCGTTTTTCTATGCTATAGTATGCCATCTCGATCCCTTTGTCGGTTTCCGGGTCACCATGAAAATGGGGTGCTCCATGGGGTGCTGACAAAGAGAAAATATACTATTTGGTTACTGTATGCACCTAAATAAACCCAAACAAGAAGCAGGCTCGGCGGGCGCTACACCTGATGATAAGCGAAATTACCCGCTCTGCCGCTTCTCCATCGCGCCGATGCTTGACTGGACCGATCGTCATTGCCGCTATTTTCACCGCCTGCTGAGCAAGGAAACGCTGCTGTACACCGAAATGGTGACTACCGGCGCGATCGTGCATGGCAAAGGCGATTATCTGGCGTACAGCGAAGAAGAGCACCCGATCGCATTGCAACTGGGCGGCAGCGATCCGGCGGCGCTGGCGCACTGCGCCAAACTGGCGGAGCAGCGCGGCTATGACGAAATCAACCTTAACGTCGGTTGCCCGTCCGATCGGGTGCAGAATGGCATGTTCGGCGCCTGCCTGATGGGGCAGGCAACGTTAGTGGCGGATTGCATCAAGGCAATGCGCGACGTGGTGTCGATTCCGGTCACGGTGAAAACGCGGATTGGCATTGACGAGCAGGACAGCTACGCCTTTCTGTGCGATTTTATCGAAACCGTTGCTGGCCGCGGCGAATGCGAAATGTTCACCATCCATGCGCGCAAAGCCTGGCTTTCCGGTTTGAGTCCGAAGCAAAATCGCGAAGTGCCACCGCTGGATTACCCGCGGGTGTATCAGCTCAAGCGTGATTTTCCTGCGCTGACCATCGCCATTAACGGCGGCGTTAAAACGCTGGACGAAGCCAGGCAGCATTTGCAGCATCTGGATGGCGTAATGATGGGGCGCGAGGCCTACCAGAATCCGGGCATTTTGCTGCAGGTGGATCGCGAGCTGTTCGGTTCGCAGGCACCATTGCAAGACAGCGTGGCGGCGATCGAAGCGCTCTATCCATACATTGAACGCGAACTGGCCAACGGCACCTATCTGGGGCATATCACCCGTCATATTCTTGGTTTGTTCCAGGGCATTCCGGGGGCGCGCCAATGGCGTCGCCACCTGAGCGAAAACGCCCACAAGCCGGGAGCCGACGTGCGTGTCGTCGAGCAGGCGCTGAGCCTGGTACGTCAACCGCATTGCGAAATGGCGTAATTGATTAAATATTTCCCTAAAAGTTAGTGTATTTCACCAAGCACGTTGCGGCCTGCAACGTGCTACCTACGCGATTTCAGCAACTTGGCGCGTTTGCCGACTTGGCATGCTTCTTGTAAGACTCTCCGCAGTCTATTTCTGTCAAAACAACCTGCAGAAACCCGTTTTGCCGAGGAGCAATCATGTTGGAACTTTTCTTTTTTGTCGGCTTTGTGTTGATGTTGCTGGTCACCGGCGTTTCGCTGTTGGGGGTCTTTGCTGCCTTGCTGGTTGCGGCGGCCTTCATGCTGATTGGCGGCCTGTTCGCCATGGTGATCAAGCTGTTGCCGTGGCTGATTCTGGCGGTGGTGGGGGTGTGGATCTACCGTTCACTACAGAAGCCGCAGATTCGCCGTTATTGATTTTCTGCTGATTAATCAAACTGTCAGCATGAAAATTGAGTAACGGCTTGGCGTTTGAATGCGGCAGCGATCACAGCTTGGAGCATTAATCGCAATTAGGGACCATTTCGCATTTTTTTTGCTTTTAGGGGCTGTTAGGATGTCCGACCAAGCAGTGATGCCCGGTTTTCATCACCGCACGAGGCCAGTCATAAAATAACAGTGTTGCATCAGCGACCAGCTGTCTCGGGCGGACTCTGCTCTACCCCTACAAAACGCAGTACCAGAAAGGGCTCCTTATGGAGCCCTTTTCTATTGCCTAACGACCGGGGATCAGCAGGCTTGAGCCGCTGGTTTTGCGGCTCTCGAGGACCTGGTGCGCGCGCTGCGCGTCACCCAGGGCGAAAATCTGCTCATCATGCACCTCAACCTTGATCGCGCCGCTGCCAATCAGCGAAAACAGCTCATTGCTGGCGTACTGTAATTCTTCGCGATTGGTGATGTAGCCGTTGAGCGAAGGGCGAGTGACGTACAACGAACCTTTCTGGTTGAGTACCGCCAGATCGATACCGGTTACCGGGCCGGAGGCGTTGCCGAAGCTGACCATCAGGCCTCGCCGTTTCAAGCTGTTAAGTGAATCCAGCCAGGTATTCTTGCCGACCGAATCATACACCACGCCCACTTTTTTGCCGTCGGTCAGTTCTGCCACGCGTTCGGCGATGTTTTCCTTACGGTAGTTAATGGTGGCCCAGGCGCCGGCCTGTTTGGCGCGTTCGGCCTTTTCGTCGGAGCCGACGCTGCCAATCAGTCGGGCTCCCAGCGCTTTGGCCCATTGGCAGGCTATCAGCCCTACGCCACCAGCCGCGGCATGAAACAGAAAGATTTCCCCCGGCTGTACGTCATAGGTCTGACGCAGTAGGTAATGTACCGTCAGACCTTTGAGGAAGGAGGCCGCGCCCTGTTCGAAACTGAGGTTGGGCGGCAGCAGCGCCACCTTTTGCAACGGCACGTTATGCACCTCGCTGTAGGCGCCGAGCGCCGCCTGCGCATACACCACGCGGTCGCCCGGTTTCACCGCATCGACGCCGGCACCGACCTTGGTGACCACACCCGCCGCTTCGGTTCCCAGCCCGCTTGGCAGCGAGGCTGGGGCATACAACCCGCTGCGTACGTAGGTATCGATATAGTTGATGCCGATGGCCCGGTTTTCGATCTGCACCTCGCCGGCAGCTGGATCGAGCGGTGTGAAATCAACGTATTGCAGCACTTCTGGCCCGCCGGTGGCGGAAAATTGAATGCGTTTGGCCATGACTCCTCCTCGTTTACGGTGTTCCGCGCTTGCCCTAATTTTAGGACATTGGTATTTATCATTATGTATACTGACGCGTCGTCACTTCATAACAGGTATTGCATCCCCACTATGGCAGGAAAGAAACCCACCAACAAATCTAACGAAGCTCAGGCACCGCGCGATCGCCAGATGGAAGGGCTGAAAATGCCGCCGCATTCGCTGGAGGCGGAGCAGTCCGTGTTGGGCGGTTTAATGCTGGATAACGAGCGCTGGGACAACGTGGCGGAACGCGTGGTCGCCAATGATTTCTTTAGCCGTCCGCACCGCCTGATCTTTACCGAGATGCAGCGCCTGCTGGAAATGAGTAAACCGATCGACCTGATCACCCTGTCCGAATCGTTGGAGCAGAAGGGTGAGCTGGACTCCGTCGGCGGTTTTGCCTATCTGGCCGAACTGTCCAAAAATACCCCTAGCGCCGCCAACATCAGCGCCTATGCCGATATCGTGCGTGAGCGCGCGGTGGTGCGTGAAATGATCTCGGTAGCGAACGAGATCGCCGACGCCGGTTACGATCCGCAAGGGCGTAGCAGCGAGGATCTGCTCGATCTGGCGGAATCACGGGTGTTCCAGATTGCAGAAAACCGAGCCAATAAAGACGAAGGGCCAAAAAGCATCGACCAGATCCTTGAAGCCACCGTTTCGCGCATCGAATCGTTGTACCAAACGCCGCATGACGGCGTGACCGGCGTGGATACCGGCTATCAGGATCTGAACAAGAAAACCGCGGGTCTGCAAAAGTCGGATCTGATCATCGTGGCGGCGCGTCCGTCGATGGGCAAAACCACCTTTGCCATGAACCTGTGTGAAAACGCCGCGATGCTGCAAGAAAAACCGGTGTTGATCTTCAGCCTCGAAATGCCCGGCGAACAGATCATGATGCGTATGCTGGCTTCGCTATCACGCGTTGACCAGACGCGTATCCGTACCGGTCAGCTCGATGACGAGGATTGGGCGCGTATTTCCAGCACCATGGGCATTCTGCTGGAAAAGCGCAACATGTACATCGACGACTCCTCGGGTCTGACGCCAACCGAAGTGCGTTCGCGCGCGCGCCGCATCTTCCGCGAGCATAACGGCCTTAGCCTGATCATGATCGACTACCTGCAATTGATGCGCGTGCCTGCGCTATCCGATAACCGTACGCTGGAAATCGCCGAAATTTCACGCTCGCTGAAGGCATTGGCGAAAGAACTGCAGGTGCCGGTAGTGGCGCTGTCGCAGTTGAACCGCTCACTGGAACAGCGCGCCGACAAACGCCCGGTCAACTCCGACCTGCGTGAGTCTGGCTCGATTGAGCAGGATGCCGACTTGATCATGTTTATCTATCGTGACGAGGTCTATCACGAGAACAGCGACCTGAAGGGCGTGGCGGAAATCATTCTCGGCAAGCAGCGTAACGGCCCGATCGGTACGGTACGCTTGACCTTTAACGGCCAATGGTCGCGTTTCGACAATTACGCCGGCCCGCAATATGATGACGAATAACCCGGTCTGAGCGACTGGCGGTATTATTTCCAGTCAGCGTACCTCCGTCGCCCAGCCTCTCTATGGTTCCAGTGGGTGCGCTGCGAGTTCACGCCGCGCAACCCCACGCTTCTTGGCATTGGTCTTATTAAGGAATTGAAATGAAAGCGGCAACCGCTGTAATCGACCGCCGCGCTCTGCGACACAACCTGCAACAGGTACGCCGTCAGGCGCCACAAAGCCGCCTGATCGCGGTAGTGAAAGCAAACGCTTATGGGCATGGCCTGCTGGAAACGGCCCACACCTTGCAAGATGCCGACTGCTACGGCGTGGCGCGCATCGGCGAGGCGCTGATGCTGCGTTCCGGCGGTATCGTCAAACCGATTTTACTGCTGGAAGGCTTCTTTGCCGCCGAGGATCTGCCGGTTCTGGTCGCCAACAACATTGAAACCGCAGTACACAGCATTGAACAGCTCGAGGCGCTGGAGCAGGCCGAGCTGGCGCGGCCGGTGCCGGTATGGATGAAGATCGACACCGGCATGCACCGTCTGGGAGTGCGGCCTGAACAGGCAGAGGCGTTTTACCAGCGCCTGTGCGCCTGCCGCAACGTGGCGCAGCCGGTGAATATCATGAGCCACTTCAGCCGCGCCGACGAGCCGAACAGTGACGCGACGCAGCAGCAGATCGCCTGTTTTAGCGCCTTCGCCCACGGCAAACCGGGGCAGCGTTCTATTGCCGCTTCCGGCGGTACGCTGCTGTGGCCGGATGCGCACAACGAGTGGGTGCGGCCGGGCATTATTCTCTATGGCGTTTCACCGATTGAACAGCGCCACGGCGGGCAGTTTGATCTGCAACCGGCGATGACGCTGAAGTCATGCCTGATTGCGGTTCGCGAACATAAAGCCGGTGAAGCGGTGGGCTATGGCGGCACCTGGGTCAGCCCACGGGATACGCGCCTGGGGGTGGTGGCGATGGGCTACGGCGATGGCTACCCGCGCAGTGCGCCAACCGGTACGCCGATATGGCTTAACGGACGCGAGGTGCCGATTGTCGGCCGGGTTTCCATGGACATGATTTCGGTCGATCTCGGACCGGACGCCAGCGATCGGGTCGGTGATGAGGTGGTGCTATGGGGTGCGCCGCTGCCGGTGGAACGCATAGCCGAGGTGACCGGCATCGGTGCCTACGAGCTGATCACCAAACTGACCCAACGGGTGGCAATGGAATATATCGGCGAATGATGGCTCCGTTCCCTGGCCCGGCAGTTTATGACCGGACCGGGGAATGTCGATCACTTCTTCACGGCCAGCCAGCTGTCGATAATCGTCTGATATTCACCGGTGGCCTTCGCCAGATGCAACCATTGGTCGACATACAGTTTCCAGCTCAGATCGTCACGCGGCAGCATGTAGGCTTTTTCGCCGTACTGCATGGGTTTTTTCGGGTTCACCGCGCACAGTTTCGGATAGCGTTTTTGCTGATACAGCGCTTCTGACGCGTCGGTAATCATCACGTCCGCCTTGCGATCGACCAACTGCTGGAAAATCGCCATATTGTCATGCGACAGGGTCAGGTTGACCTTTGGCAAGTGAGCGCGGACAAAGGCTTCATTGGTGCCGCCAGCCGGTTCTATCACGCGCACCGACGGTTTGTTAATCTGTGCGATAGTGCGGTATTTCTTCACGTCGGTGCAGCGCACCAGCGGGATCTTGCCGTCGGTATCCAGCTTGTCAGCGAAGAACGCCTGTTTTTGCCGCTCCAGGGTGACGGAAATACCGCCCATGGCGATATCGCATTTACCGGCGTTGAAATCCTGCATCAGGGTTTTCCAACTGGTTTTCACCCATTTCACTTCCGCACCCAGGCTTTTCGCCAGCGACTGCGCCATAGCGATATCGATCCCCTCGTAATTGCCTTCCTGCGTCAGGAAGGTGTACGGCTTGTAGTCGCCGGTGGTGCACACTTCGAGTTTTTTCTGTTGGCTAACCTTATCCAGGTGAGATTGGGCGCTGGCGCTGCCGGCAGCGATCAGCAAGGCAAGAGGCAGTAATTTATTCATCGTTTCCCTTGGTATCAATAGAGGTTTGCATACGCCGGATGGCAATTTTTGTTGTTGGTCGGGTTAAATTACCCGTTTTTTATGTCGCAGATAAATGCTTATGTGTCAATTTGCTGGCT encodes:
- a CDS encoding transporter substrate-binding domain-containing protein, which codes for MNKLLPLALLIAAGSASAQSHLDKVSQQKKLEVCTTGDYKPYTFLTQEGNYEGIDIAMAQSLAKSLGAEVKWVKTSWKTLMQDFNAGKCDIAMGGISVTLERQKQAFFADKLDTDGKIPLVRCTDVKKYRTIAQINKPSVRVIEPAGGTNEAFVRAHLPKVNLTLSHDNMAIFQQLVDRKADVMITDASEALYQQKRYPKLCAVNPKKPMQYGEKAYMLPRDDLSWKLYVDQWLHLAKATGEYQTIIDSWLAVKK
- the alr gene encoding alanine racemase: MKAATAVIDRRALRHNLQQVRRQAPQSRLIAVVKANAYGHGLLETAHTLQDADCYGVARIGEALMLRSGGIVKPILLLEGFFAAEDLPVLVANNIETAVHSIEQLEALEQAELARPVPVWMKIDTGMHRLGVRPEQAEAFYQRLCACRNVAQPVNIMSHFSRADEPNSDATQQQIACFSAFAHGKPGQRSIAASGGTLLWPDAHNEWVRPGIILYGVSPIEQRHGGQFDLQPAMTLKSCLIAVREHKAGEAVGYGGTWVSPRDTRLGVVAMGYGDGYPRSAPTGTPIWLNGREVPIVGRVSMDMISVDLGPDASDRVGDEVVLWGAPLPVERIAEVTGIGAYELITKLTQRVAMEYIGE
- the pspG gene encoding envelope stress response protein PspG, which produces MLELFFFVGFVLMLLVTGVSLLGVFAALLVAAAFMLIGGLFAMVIKLLPWLILAVVGVWIYRSLQKPQIRRY
- a CDS encoding DinI family protein, whose amino-acid sequence is MIYVEVTIDRKKTLPKGAASALAIELNKRLQRKFSDIEATVRPAGMDGLSVRNGTPADREDIEEILQETWESADDWFQP
- the dnaB gene encoding replicative DNA helicase, yielding MAGKKPTNKSNEAQAPRDRQMEGLKMPPHSLEAEQSVLGGLMLDNERWDNVAERVVANDFFSRPHRLIFTEMQRLLEMSKPIDLITLSESLEQKGELDSVGGFAYLAELSKNTPSAANISAYADIVRERAVVREMISVANEIADAGYDPQGRSSEDLLDLAESRVFQIAENRANKDEGPKSIDQILEATVSRIESLYQTPHDGVTGVDTGYQDLNKKTAGLQKSDLIIVAARPSMGKTTFAMNLCENAAMLQEKPVLIFSLEMPGEQIMMRMLASLSRVDQTRIRTGQLDDEDWARISSTMGILLEKRNMYIDDSSGLTPTEVRSRARRIFREHNGLSLIMIDYLQLMRVPALSDNRTLEIAEISRSLKALAKELQVPVVALSQLNRSLEQRADKRPVNSDLRESGSIEQDADLIMFIYRDEVYHENSDLKGVAEIILGKQRNGPIGTVRLTFNGQWSRFDNYAGPQYDDE
- a CDS encoding tyrosine-type recombinase/integrase, which translates into the protein MAYYSIEKRQRADGTTRYRCTVGVKQGGKYIYRESKTFGRHQLAKTWGANRVTQIETDGVPGTGLSNDITVGGLLNKYINDPALGGKAGRTKTYVLNMLVDCDIASIKLADLQDHHIIDHCRDRAAAGAGPATVAHDLSYLSSVLSSAKPIYGIDYTRNPALEARPLALNMGLIGKSKRRNRRPASNELDQLLEGLRERAAKRQAIIPYVDLLNFSILSCMRIGEVCRIRWEDIDEKQKAVMVRDRKDPRKKVGNHMMVPLLGDAWEIVQRQPKTGELVFPYNSKSVSSGFQRVRDQLGIHDLRYHDMRREAASRLFEAGFSIEEVAQVTGHRNLNILWQVYTELYPKSLHEKFEQLQKSKLTTK
- the dusA gene encoding tRNA dihydrouridine(20/20a) synthase DusA, which translates into the protein MHLNKPKQEAGSAGATPDDKRNYPLCRFSIAPMLDWTDRHCRYFHRLLSKETLLYTEMVTTGAIVHGKGDYLAYSEEEHPIALQLGGSDPAALAHCAKLAEQRGYDEINLNVGCPSDRVQNGMFGACLMGQATLVADCIKAMRDVVSIPVTVKTRIGIDEQDSYAFLCDFIETVAGRGECEMFTIHARKAWLSGLSPKQNREVPPLDYPRVYQLKRDFPALTIAINGGVKTLDEARQHLQHLDGVMMGREAYQNPGILLQVDRELFGSQAPLQDSVAAIEALYPYIERELANGTYLGHITRHILGLFQGIPGARQWRRHLSENAHKPGADVRVVEQALSLVRQPHCEMA
- a CDS encoding quinone oxidoreductase, with product MAKRIQFSATGGPEVLQYVDFTPLDPAAGEVQIENRAIGINYIDTYVRSGLYAPASLPSGLGTEAAGVVTKVGAGVDAVKPGDRVVYAQAALGAYSEVHNVPLQKVALLPPNLSFEQGAASFLKGLTVHYLLRQTYDVQPGEIFLFHAAAGGVGLIACQWAKALGARLIGSVGSDEKAERAKQAGAWATINYRKENIAERVAELTDGKKVGVVYDSVGKNTWLDSLNSLKRRGLMVSFGNASGPVTGIDLAVLNQKGSLYVTRPSLNGYITNREELQYASNELFSLIGSGAIKVEVHDEQIFALGDAQRAHQVLESRKTSGSSLLIPGR